One genomic segment of Ictalurus punctatus breed USDA103 chromosome 4, Coco_2.0, whole genome shotgun sequence includes these proteins:
- the siae gene encoding sialate O-acetylesterase, with protein MSLSTLPGFEVCAAMQVWLHVAVILSVFCELSEGDEFCFASYYGEHMVLQRAPEKAVVWGYGTAGAEVQITLAGPQNEQVKSVPVLEGIWKVILDPVQAGGPYNLTAVQKGNKIVLTDVLFGDVWLCGGQSNMAFTLGQVYNASEELAMATKFPNVRVFQAALETSSVELIDLAGVEVPWSRPTPEILGGKDFTHFSAVCWLFGRYLYESLKYPIGLVESCWGGTPVEAWSSLRALQSCGLKEPESRSPVYTFPKSAMSNSLSYTDDEQWNKEWSSTVLWNAMIHPLLSMTIKGAIWYQGEANAQYNQDKYSCTFPAMIDDWRMAFHTGSEGQTAQDFPFGFVQLSTYRIATQDGFPEIRWHQTADYGFVPNERMKKTFMAVAMDLPDVFSPWGSIHPRDKQDVAYRLVLGARAIAYEETGVSFKGPFPIRVLIENTTIIITYDQKIRATLSSGTFEICCSKEKKPCTSGSQWIPAPMKQKESDYVMISIAECPVDNVTALRYAWRDWPCAFKACPIYSADGVLPAPLFIIEQWPTHS; from the exons ATGTCTCTGTCAACACTTCCTGGTTTCGAGGTTTGTGCAGCAATGCAGGTTTGGCTTCATGTCGCGGTGATTTTAAGCGTTTTCTGTGAATTATCAGAAG GTGATGAATTTTGCTTTGCATCATATTATGGAGAGCACATGGTCCTGCAGAGAGCTCCAGAGAAAGCCGTGGTGTGGGGGTATGGCACAGCTGGAGCTGAGGTTCAGATCACTTTAGCAGGACCACAAAATGAACAAGTAAAATCTGTTCCTGTCCTTGAAG GCATTTGGAAGGTGATTCTTGATCCGGTTCAGGCTGGTGGTCCCTATAATCTGACTGCTGTTCAGAAAGGAAACAAGATTGTACTCACAGACGTGCTGTTTGGAGATGTTTGGTTATGTGGTGGCCAGAGCAACATGGCCTTCACACTCGGTCAG GTATATAATGCCTCAGAGGAGCTGGCCATGGCCACTAAGTTCCCTAATGTCAGGGTCTTCCAGGCTGCACTGGAGACGAGCAGTGTTGAGTTGATTGACCTTGCAGGTGTTGAGGTACCATGGTCCCGTCCTACACCAG AGATCCTTGGAGGAAAGGATTTCACCCACTTCTCAGCCGTTTGCTGGTTGTTTGGCCGCTACCTTTACGAGAGTCTGAAATATCCGATCGGGTTGGTGGAGTCGTGTTGGGGTGGGACCCCTGTAGAGGCTTGGTCCTCCCTCAGAGCACTACAGAGCTGTGGCCTCAAGGAACCTGAGAGCAGATCCCCAGTATACACTTTTCCCAAGAGTGCCATGAGTAACAGCTTATCATACACTGATGA TGAACAGTGGAATAAAGAGTGGAGCAGTACAGTGTTATGGAATGCCATGATCCACCCTCTGCTCAGCATGACCATCAAAGGAGCCATATGGTACCAAG GTGAAGCCAACGCACAGTACAACCAGGACAAGTACTCATGCACTTTCCCAGCTATGATCGATGACTGGAGAATGGCGTTCCACACAGGCTCGGAGGGCCAGACTGCACAAGATTTCCCATTTGGATTTGTACAG CTGAGCACCTATAGGATAGCCACACAGGATGGATTTCCAGAGATTCGCTGGCACCAGACAGCAGACTACGGCTTTGTTCCAAATGAGCGCATGAAGAAAACTTTCATGGCTGTTGCTATGGACTTACCAGATGTGTTTTCACCCTGGGGCag cattcaCCCACGGGATAAACAGGATGTAGCGTACAGGCTGGTGCTTGGTGCGCGAGCTATAGCCTATGAGGAAACGGGCGTGTCCTTCAAGGGTCCTTTTCCCATCCGGGTCCTGATTGAGAACACCACCATAATCATCACTTACGATCAAAAAATCAGAGCCACGCTTTCCAGTGGCACTTTTGAG ATCTGCTGCTCTAAGGAGAAGAAACCGTGTACCTCAGGTTCCCAATGGATTCCTGCTCCAATGAAGCAAAAGGAAAGTGATTATGTCATGATATCAATAGCTGAGTGTCCCGTTGATAATGTAACTGCTTTGCGTTACGCGTGGAGAGACTGGCCGTGTGCTTTTAAAGCATGTCCCATCTACAGCGCAGACGGAGTCTTACCTGCTCCACTGTTCATCATTGAACAATGGCCAACACACAGCTGA